A region of the Bradysia coprophila strain Holo2 unplaced genomic scaffold, BU_Bcop_v1 contig_232, whole genome shotgun sequence genome:
TTGTGGCGAAGAGACTCCAAGTCAAGTGCCAGGATGGTGGGGCTCAAAAGGAACAGAAGTGATTAGCGCGATGCAGTGTACTGAACTGGATCGTCGACCAGGATTAACatttctgaaatatttggCGCCGGTGAACTGGACTATGCCTGATGATGTACGTGTGGTAAATGCGACAATGGTCGATTTTATGATACCGTCTAGCACCACCCACACTGAACAAGGACTGAATGGTGAAATTGTCGCTCGACTCTTAGGCTTTATAAGACCTCCAAAAATTTGGAAAGATGCTGCAGAAATCTTGCATGTATGTGCCAGTTATTCACATGCAGTGTTAAGGCTGGGGCAAAATGGTGAAGAAATGAAAGTAGCAGCAAACATAtcatttgaccaaaatcaGTGCGTGCTGGCTTCATGGCCTAATCTCGAAAATCGAATAGTCGTCGACTTTCAAGCGAAAAGAACATTTGAAAACGGTGCCGGAAGTCATTATCAACACAGTAAAATGGGATTACAGCACAACGGTAGTCACGAAAATGCACGCGCCTTTACTTTCGAATATCTGGAACCATTCTCCAGCGGGAATTGTGTCGAATATATGAATTGTGCTCACTGTCTAGCGGACTCCGCATGTGGTTGGTGTGAGTTGAATGATCAGTGCATTTCTCGCTCGGAAAATGAACAGGAAAGTTGTTCGATGAACGGTGATTGGAGATATCTGACAATACAACCGTCAAAATGTGCAAATTGTTCGAATTATATTTCATGCCATCAATGCGTGGAACCGGGCTATTGTGAATGGTGGGCAGAAGATGCCAGATGTGCTCGAATTGGACGATCGCCATCAGCGGTTCGGGAAGCGGATCAATGTCCGGCACCATGCTACTCACGAGCCAATTGCTCTGCCTGCCTTGAAGAACGTGGTCGCTGTGTGTGGTGCGAGTCAACAATGCAATGTTTTAGCTTTTCTGTGTATACCAGTGAATATCAATTTGGAACCTGTCGAGAATGGCTCGATCAAACAAGTCCGTTTTCGTATGCACATGACCATGTCGATCATCATCAGGCACCTGTTCAGCAATGTAAATCGTGTGCGACCCATACTAATTGCTCTACTTGCTTGAAAAGTCTTAGCTGTGGATGGTGCTTCGATCGAGATAATCCAATCGAAGGGGTGTGTATGCAAGGCAATTTCAATCGATCTACACACGATTGTGCCGCTGCATTAAATCAACGTGAGGATGAAGCGGAATGGGCGTATGCAACTTGTCCGGACGTAGATGAGTGTGGGCTCAAGTTGCATGACTGTCACAAAGAAGCAAAATGTACAAATACTCATGGCTCATATAGTTGTCACTGTCGTAGAGGTTTTATTGGTGATGGTAGAACCTCCTGTCTTCGGACGTGTTTTGAGCAGTGTATTCACGGTCACTGTTCTGGCAGTCCCGATTATAAGTGCAACTGTAATCTTGGTTGGACAGGTGTTGattgttcaataaattgtgGATGTAACAATCATTCAACATGTGAAACGGAACTGGGGAAATGCGACAAATGCCAAAATTGGACTGAAGGTGACTTCTGCGAACAATGTAGACCTGGCAGCTATGGAAATGCTACATCATCGGAAGGGTGTAAGCCATGTGAATGTAATGGTCATGGAAATCAAGCGCTTGGAATTTGTGATGTGACGACAGGCGATTGTTTTTGCCAGGATAATACGGAGGGTCTGAAATGTGAAATGTGCAATAAGAACTTTTACGGTGAGCCGAAAGAGGGTGGCCAATGTTATTTCCAGTGTGAAGCACGAGGAATGTTAAAGGACTTAGGGAAGCAAGGTATCGGATCAAGACAATCAAAGCCAGACACCAGCGAATGTTTATGGATTGTCAGTCCACACACTCCTAGCGGTGCAGTTTTAAATGATTCGTTGATCCAATTAGAAATTGAAGAAGCTGACTTGAATGTTCCGTGCGGGGAGAATGCGATTTATGTGTATGATGGATTGCCAGACTTGATTGGAAATACTCAACAACGTCAATTGCTTGCCGTATTTTGTAGCGAAGACACGAAACCGTTTACGGTTGAAGCGCGTTCAGGCCATTTGACTGTACACTACAAGAAACAACGAGGTGAACTGGGATTTGGATTCAATGCTATGTACACAGTACGAAGCTGTAGCTTCGAAACTTGCTTGCCTCCGCATGTGTGTAATGACAAAAACCAATGTGTTTGCCTCGACAGATTCACTGGCCCAAAATGTGAGCTTGAGCAATGTCCCAAAAATTGTAGCTCAGAAATTGGCCAGGGTCACTGTGATAAAGCTTATGGACGATGTATTTGCTCGCCTGGATATGGCAATGTGGACTGTTCACAACGAATTCGCTCTCAAAATCTGGTCATAAGCGAATTGTTTAATTCGCAACTATTAAGCGAGAGTGTGGAGCATTTAAGAAAGACGTTACCTCGTTTCGGACATTCGTTAGTGTCGGACAAACGTGGCTCGTTGTGGATGTTCGGTGGATACTCGCTTTCGCATGGACCATTGAATGATATCAGATTATTCGATACGAAAGACAATACATGGATGCAAGTGACAGTTGATTCAACGCCTGAAGCCAAAATGCCCGAGGGACGGTATTTTCACGCTGCTGATATCTTACATTCAAAGCAAATCATTTATGTTTACGGCGGTCTGACTGGTAAAGGTAAAGGCTACAACAATATGGTGCTTGGCGATTGCTGGATGTTTAGTTTGGTTAACCAGCGCTGGGATGAGGTTTTGACCAAGGATGATGACATAATTGCGGAAAATCAACCACCTCCATTAGCTGGTCATACGTTGACTTTGGTTAAAGACAGCTTCCATGAAGGACTTATGCTAATTGGTGGATTTTCTCCTGAAAATGGCCTCAATCCAAACTTCTATGAATTTAATATCACGACAAGCACTTGGTCGATACACAAGACAATTGGCCATGGACCAACTGGAATATTCGGTCACAGTTCCATCTATCACGTCCAATCGCAAGTCATGTACGTTTTCGGTGGCTACGAATATGCTGTAAATGATGAGCACATTTCGATATCCAATCGGCTGTATGCCTTCGATTATGCCAAAAAATCGTGGACCGAACTTCCTTCGTTCAAAGATCTAAATCGCCCGGAAGAGTTTTTGCCAAGAGCACGTTTTTTGCGTAAGAACTTATTTTTTCCTCTTTaacttttacaaattttaaagaaattctttattttgaaCTCCACAGACTCAGCCGTTGCTACGGATAATTATATGGTGGTTTTTGGCGGACGAACAAATCCCGTAAATTCTAGCGATGTTTTAATTGCCTACGTGTACAAGTGCAATCAGTGGGTTCGTTTAACCGAAGATGTCGAAATTATTGGACGTATGCCTCCACCAACATACGCACAAGCAATGACATTGGACCAAGAAACCGACTCTATATACGTGGTTGGAGGCTGGGATGGAAGCAGTCAAAGCAGAGTGACTCGTATCGACCTACCAAACGATCTTTGTGAGTTGTGGAGCAGTGGAAAGTATCTCTGCCGACACTTTATGGGGTGTAGCTTTTGCTCAGTAAAACCGTTGTACGAAAATGCCAGCCACTGTTATTCCAATAATCGGTCTTCGGAAGTTTGTGATGGTCATAATGGTACGCTGGTGTACAATCACGGAGCTTCTTGTGACGATGAATGGATGTTAAAACGCAATTGCTCGGCGTTCGATTCGTGCACAAGTTGTCTGGCAACGTGGCCGACGCATCCAGAGCAAAAACCGGCTTGTCAGTGGTGCGATGGATGTGAAAGAGGAAAATGCATTTCTACAAATGAAGAATGCAAACCGTGGGGAAAGTATTGCTCGACGGAATATTTGGCAACAGTATCAGTCGTCGACAGTTGCCGCAGCAAATCGTGTTTTGCCAATGATTGTCAGGACTGTAAGAAACGAAACGTCGAGTGTGAATGGTCTCAGAGTCATGGCGATTGGAGTTGCACCCACATGCACATGATTGGGCCTTCGAACACGGTTACCAAATGCGAGGAACGATGTCATATTCATCAAAATTGTTCGTCATGTCTAGAAGCTACAAGTATTGACGGCGGATTCGTTGACTGTCGTTGGTCGACACAATTGAATGAATGCATCAGTCCCAGTTATCAATCAATTTACTGTACCGGTGGAGTGTGTGGTCTTGTGTTACTGCCGAACGATGTAAATCGCTGTCCAGAACCTTGTAACGCTTTCACGCAATGTTCAACATGTCTCCGACATTCGCATTGTGGTTGGTGTTCGCGTAACGGAACTGAAGGCGATGGTATCTGCACTGAAGGATCTGTGGATGCGCCAGCGGTGTCAACTTGTGATATTATATATTCCAGTCTGAACAACGTTACAGACACAGCAATCGATGTTGTAGAAGCATTTATGTGGAACTTTTGGAGGTGTCCACCAGAAAATGAGTGCATAAATAATCATCACAGCTGCGATCTGAAGTCAGAGCGGTGTGTCGATCTGTTGAAGGGATACGAATGTGAATGTGGCGATGGATATAAGTCCGATGGTAAAAAATGCATTCCCATTTGCGAACAGGGATGTGTCAGAGGTCAATGTGTCGAGCCGAACGTATGTGAATGTAATTTCGGATATGTTGGTGCGAATTGTAGCATTGCATGCGAGTGCAACGGACATTCAGATTGTCGAGGCCCCGATAAGCTTGACGAGTGCATCCAATGCTTCAATAATACGATTGGagcaaaatgtgaaaaatgtaagccGTTGTATGTGGGGGATCCTCGTAATAATGGCGAATGTAAAAGGTAAACAATGACCTAGTTTTAAGGTGTTGAAGAAACTGATACTGATCTTTTTCCAGATGTTTGGATTATTGTAACGGCCATACCGAGGTGTGTGTTGGAAGAGATCAGTCGCAGCGAAATTTAAGCaaagaagaaatcgaaaactACCTAGATGAAGGACCCCTGGATGATGCCGTGTGTCTGCGATGTGCCAATCAAACAGCGAGTGATCGATGTGAGAGTTGCATAGTCGGGCATTTTCGAGGAACCGACGATTTCAAGGTTGCCTGCAGACCATGTCAATGTCACGGTCATGGGGACACATGTGATCCGGTAACTATATTTATCTTCCatgtgtgactatttcatacattactcgtttctgtatataaactcTAAGACATACGTTAATTCTGGTTTTCTAGGGATATAATTCTATTATTACTCTTctagggtaaattttatttccgttttttttattttgaagaaaaaaaccagtGACCCGACGGAGATTCGAACACGGAACCTCCGACTTATGAACAAACTACGCTAACCATTTGACCACAGAGTCTTCGGGTATATCAGATATACATACCCTCATGATTGTCTTATGCCGCATTGTACGACTCAATTTATAAAGTATATAAGCAACATGTACTGCAAAATGTGTCGCGTGTATGTGTGAATGCCATGTTGGAATTCGTTTAGagcgaaaaataatcaaattttgatgaaacggatactcttcattcaaaaatttcttctttttttgttttatctcaagatttctgtaaattatttaGTGTTCCGATTGAACTTATCTGCCGAGAATGCCATCGCAAATGTGgtgtaaaaatgtgtaaaaaagcGTAGGGTCTCAGTGCTCAGCAGAAATTCGTACGAATGAAAATCAACTTACGATAAAGAGATGAGCATAGtttatttgcaatttattttaataaaatgaataaaaaaaaaaaaaatatttggtgcGGGAAGAGAACTCACGACCTCAGGCATAAAAAGTTCACGCTCTAGCCAATTCGGCCACTGAGATTGATGATTCCACTTAGTTTTGTTGTCATGAAACCCCACATGTATGTAGAACATAAAAGCAATGAACATAGATGCTCGCATAGATGTGTTAGTAAGTCTGTCGCAGGTAGTccgatcaatttaaaaagtgcACGACAAAATGTCGCGTGTGTATGtttagaacgaaaaataatcaaattttgactaaacgGATTCTCGttattcaaaattacgttGTTTAGTGTTTTATATCAGGATTTCTGTAACgttattagtttttcaattgtacaaatatctgccgagaaatgtgtcattgca
Encoded here:
- the LOC119075622 gene encoding multiple epidermal growth factor-like domains protein 8, which gives rise to MWKYTNGSVFVLFVIWTQLVVNIELVATNLIPPPAQPCDRTRRVFTEAYGEISDGPNGSNYTQDSHCEWLIKAKNDSQFITLTFHSMGTECSYDYIFVYDGDSFKSPLLGSFSGRTDPQKVIATSGSMLILLYSDTNYVLDGFKAEFYVSNCPNNCTNQGKCINHQCVCQGDWIGKDCGLHACPENCGVTQGRGVCSKEHCRCLNGYAGKACSLHNHHPEMNEWHWMSTFQGGLWPRAAHTAVYVNETDSLYVFGGYDLNNVLGSLQIYRFNKSTWEDEWGINLRSRHFPKEIDNALIKAVLHEDEDEARLWGLKNDASFFRNILLTISNQNFNPRKQRSPGRNETPHDLTDFLEEYTDKPRPKDRYGHASSLVDGGFVIFGGKLGDGSLSNELWFYNVTHNGGQWEQRATNSTIYPPPLTRHTLTKVTSGDDSLLYVFGGSLLNGEFSSRLFKLQIRSDPSSEQWEEVFPRGGKALDVRVVAHTTIYHKFSNSLIVYGGVVAGVARFSKLSDRMFAFHIDERHWTELQYPRTPLRDAYIPRERAFHTATAIGNYMIVFGGYSHRHNKEEICYDNQMYLYHLGCHTWINQDVLGTGNRSTYPKQQGVFAHAATVRNGNSLFIVGGYHGNVNADMLAYTLPAMLLVGDESQFDPEAVCPKHTSVSECLSDPECGWCSADGWCYGRTIGANCTTNLQTTRCPGICPALGDCHSCLIHGSGDNRESSHSISNKFGLNQCTWCVQNARCHHKDDNYGVCGEETPSQVPGWWGSKGTEVISAMQCTELDRRPGLTFLKYLAPVNWTMPDDVRVVNATMVDFMIPSSTTHTEQGLNGEIVARLLGFIRPPKIWKDAAEILHVCASYSHAVLRLGQNGEEMKVAANISFDQNQCVLASWPNLENRIVVDFQAKRTFENGAGSHYQHSKMGLQHNGSHENARAFTFEYLEPFSSGNCVEYMNCAHCLADSACGWCELNDQCISRSENEQESCSMNGDWRYLTIQPSKCANCSNYISCHQCVEPGYCEWWAEDARCARIGRSPSAVREADQCPAPCYSRANCSACLEERGRCVWCESTMQCFSFSVYTSEYQFGTCREWLDQTSPFSYAHDHVDHHQAPVQQCKSCATHTNCSTCLKSLSCGWCFDRDNPIEGVCMQGNFNRSTHDCAAALNQREDEAEWAYATCPDVDECGLKLHDCHKEAKCTNTHGSYSCHCRRGFIGDGRTSCLRTCFEQCIHGHCSGSPDYKCNCNLGWTGVDCSINCGCNNHSTCETELGKCDKCQNWTEGDFCEQCRPGSYGNATSSEGCKPCECNGHGNQALGICDVTTGDCFCQDNTEGLKCEMCNKNFYGEPKEGGQCYFQCEARGMLKDLGKQGIGSRQSKPDTSECLWIVSPHTPSGAVLNDSLIQLEIEEADLNVPCGENAIYVYDGLPDLIGNTQQRQLLAVFCSEDTKPFTVEARSGHLTVHYKKQRGELGFGFNAMYTVRSCSFETCLPPHVCNDKNQCVCLDRFTGPKCELEQCPKNCSSEIGQGHCDKAYGRCICSPGYGNVDCSQRIRSQNLVISELFNSQLLSESVEHLRKTLPRFGHSLVSDKRGSLWMFGGYSLSHGPLNDIRLFDTKDNTWMQVTVDSTPEAKMPEGRYFHAADILHSKQIIYVYGGLTGKGKGYNNMVLGDCWMFSLVNQRWDEVLTKDDDIIAENQPPPLAGHTLTLVKDSFHEGLMLIGGFSPENGLNPNFYEFNITTSTWSIHKTIGHGPTGIFGHSSIYHVQSQVMYVFGGYEYAVNDEHISISNRLYAFDYAKKSWTELPSFKDLNRPEEFLPRARFLHSAVATDNYMVVFGGRTNPVNSSDVLIAYVYKCNQWVRLTEDVEIIGRMPPPTYAQAMTLDQETDSIYVVGGWDGSSQSRVTRIDLPNDLCELWSSGKYLCRHFMGCSFCSVKPLYENASHCYSNNRSSEVCDGHNGTLVYNHGASCDDEWMLKRNCSAFDSCTSCLATWPTHPEQKPACQWCDGCERGKCISTNEECKPWGKYCSTEYLATVSVVDSCRSKSCFANDCQDCKKRNVECEWSQSHGDWSCTHMHMIGPSNTVTKCEERCHIHQNCSSCLEATSIDGGFVDCRWSTQLNECISPSYQSIYCTGGVCGLVLLPNDVNRCPEPCNAFTQCSTCLRHSHCGWCSRNGTEGDGICTEGSVDAPAVSTCDIIYSSLNNVTDTAIDVVEAFMWNFWRCPPENECINNHHSCDLKSERCVDLLKGYECECGDGYKSDGKKCIPICEQGCVRGQCVEPNVCECNFGYVGANCSIACECNGHSDCRGPDKLDECIQCFNNTIGAKCEKCKPLYVGDPRNNGECKRCLDYCNGHTEVCVGRDQSQRNLSKEEIENYLDEGPLDDAVCLRCANQTASDRCESCIVGHFRGTDDFKVACRPCQCHGHGDTCDPITGEKCNCGNNTESDATCSATSSKNSAQQCWMVQCSKCRDSYAGNPIDGHQCYKQITVESKMCFDAKTIDECKKPQPLRPGQTVFFVIQPRFMNVDIRIIIDVTQGELDLFMSPQDDSFVVLPNQTTGDQDIYLDSRYIWFPENQAELIESIGTSPSRFEYDNSTSDELREDSGPFRPHILDCHPLIMQGFSVKDKHAKDLSTYVTLNNCNTLLRVYSLQNRLVLTVPQTAHNLSATRFFIALRARSGVASYGLVFFRQDQLHIDLFVFFSVFFSCFFLFLAVCVVAWKTKQAADIRRARRRHVVEMLHMAKRPFASITILLGPGSNSPAQMRRRGRSKPTLPEVRPIAVETTADGAAAVGTVFVRLPGTSKSPVSLALGSSLTVMSRQVPSSSRIFLRRRGSNHQPTPQVPPSQLQQQHAMPMN